The region ACGAAGGGCTGGCTGGGCTTCGACGCCTCGGTCGCGCTCTCCGGCGGCCCGTACCTGATCGAGTCCTCGGACCTGAAGGACCAGACGGTCCTCGTGCGCAACCCGAAGTGGTGGGGCGAGAAGCCCTCCGCCTCCAAGGTCGTGCTCAAGACCAACACCGACGCCCAGTCGTCGGCGCAGCAGCTCCAGAACAAGGAAGTCGTGGTCATCGCGCCGCAGGCCGACCCGGCCGTGGCCCAGCAGCTGCGTGGCGACAGCGCGTTCAAGGTCTACGCGGCCGGTGGCCAGACCTACGAGCACGTCGACTTCAACATGGACCGGCCGCTGTTCAAGAACAACAAGGAACTGCGCCTGGCCATCGCCCAGTGCTTCGACCGCGAGGACCTGGTCGAGAAGCTGGTCAAGGACGTGGACCAGAACGCCAAGCCGCTCGGCTCGTTCACCTTCATGCCCACCGAGGTCGGCTACGAGGACCACTACGGCGACGTCGGCAAGGGTGACGTGGCCGCGGCCAAGAAGACCCTGGACGACGCCGGCTGGAAGCAGGGCGGCGACGGCATCTACACCAAGGGCGAGTACCGGGCTTCGTTCAAGCTCGGCCACAAGATCGTCCAGCGCCGTGCGGACACCGTCCGGATCCTGCAGGACAAGTGCCGCCAGGCCGGTATCGAGGTCGTCGACGACCAGGCCGCCGACTTCAACGACAAGCGCCTCCCGGCGTCCGAGTTCGACGCCGCGCTGTTCGCGTGGGTCGGCCAGCCGCTGAAGGCCGGTGCCTACGGCAACTACGCCCAGAAGGACAAGGGCGGCACGGCCAACTACAACAACTACGACTCGGCCGTCGTGACCGAGAAGTGGAAGGCCGCCAACGGCGAGCTGGACTACCAGAAGCGCACCAAGATGATGAACGACATCGACAAGGAGATGCGCAACGACCTGCACAGCGTCCCGCTGTTCCAGCTGACCGACTTCGCCGCGCACACGGCGG is a window of Saccharothrix espanaensis DSM 44229 DNA encoding:
- a CDS encoding ABC transporter family substrate-binding protein; the encoded protein is MRRSKAVSALALLTGAALLLSACGGGGAGEGDQGSQHDADPGKIGGQDELFKRPKVDDIGEISVAIEEGFHNYNNNLGATNNFSSTIALSNVQPSPYITDLVDGKFVIKIDGDLMESIKVTSNDPQVIEWKVNKAAVWSDGKPIDCDDFHLKWLSATSKATTKGEDGSEASIFDTSPTGYENIEKLECSNEDKTITTSFFKDKPFADYRALFSQVGSDSLLPAHVLEEKSGVPDVTKVLPAQNDETVKKVAEFYTKGWLGFDASVALSGGPYLIESSDLKDQTVLVRNPKWWGEKPSASKVVLKTNTDAQSSAQQLQNKEVVVIAPQADPAVAQQLRGDSAFKVYAAGGQTYEHVDFNMDRPLFKNNKELRLAIAQCFDREDLVEKLVKDVDQNAKPLGSFTFMPTEVGYEDHYGDVGKGDVAAAKKTLDDAGWKQGGDGIYTKGEYRASFKLGHKIVQRRADTVRILQDKCRQAGIEVVDDQAADFNDKRLPASEFDAALFAWVGQPLKAGAYGNYAQKDKGGTANYNNYDSAVVTEKWKAANGELDYQKRTKMMNDIDKEMRNDLHSVPLFQLTDFAAHTADISPISYIGVGGGVTWNLYAWQIKK